A single region of the Brachypodium distachyon strain Bd21 chromosome 3, Brachypodium_distachyon_v3.0, whole genome shotgun sequence genome encodes:
- the LOC100843567 gene encoding mitogen-activated protein kinase kinase 5 — MRPGGPPNARPQQPGTPGRARRRPDLTLPLPQRDLTSLAVPLPLPPPPSSAPSSASSSGSSLSSMGAPTPPNSAGSAPPPPPPLAELERVRRIGSGAGGTVWMVRHRPTGRPYALKVLYGNHDDAVRRQITREIAILRTAEHPAIVRCHGMYEQAGELQILLEFMDGGSLEGRRIASEAFLADVARQVLSGIAYLHRRHIVHRDIKPSNLLIDSGRRVKIADFGVGRILNQTMDPCNSSVGTIAYMSPERINTDLNDGAYDGYAGDIWSFGLSILEFYLGRFPLGENLGKQGDWAALMCAICYSDSPAPPPIASPEFKSFISCCLQKNPARRPSAAQLLQHRFIAGPQPQVLAAPPS, encoded by the coding sequence ATGCGACCGGGCGGGCCGCCGAACGCGCGGCCGCAGCAGCCGGGCACCCCGGGGCGGGCGCGGCGCCGCCCGGATCTcacgctgccgctgccgcagcgggACCTCACATCGCTCGCCGTGCCGCTGCCTctgcctcccccgccgtcctccgcgccgtcctctgcctcctcctcaGGTTCGTCCCTATCGTCCATGGGCGCGCCGACCCCGCCCAACTCGGCAggctccgcgccgccgcccccgccgccgctcgcggAGCTGGAGCGCGTCCGCCGCATCGGGAGCGGGGCAGGCGGCACGGTCTGGATGGTGCGCCACCGGCCCACGGGGAGGCCCTACGCGCTCAAGGTGCTCTACGGGAACCACGACGACGCCGTGCGGCGGCAGATCACGCGCGAGATCGCCATCCTGCGCACCGCCGAGCACCCGGCCATCGTGCGCTGCCACGGCATGTACGAGCAGGCCGGGGAGCTGCAGATCCTGCTCGAGTTCATGGACGGGGGCTCCCTCGAGGGCCGCCGCATCGCCTCCGAGGCCTTCCTAGCCGACGTCGCGCGCCAGGTGCTCTCAGGCATCGCCtacctccaccgccgccacatCGTCCACCGCGACATCAAGCCTTCCAACCTCCTCATcgactccggccgccgcgtcAAGATCGCCGACTTCGGCGTCGGCCGCATCCTCAACCAGACCATGGACCCCTGCAACTCCTCCGTCGGCACCATCGCCTACATGAGCCCCGAGCGCATCAACACCGACCTCAACGACGGCGCCTACGACGGGTACGCCGGCGACATCTGGAGCTTCGGCCTCAGCATTCTCGAGTTCTACCTCGGCAGGTTCCCCCTCGGGGAGAATCtcggcaagcagggcgactGGGCCGCTCTCATGTGCGCGATTTGCTACTCCGACTCGCCGGCTCCGCCGCCCATCGCCTCCCCAGAGttcaagagcttcatcagctGCTGCCTCCAGAAGAATCCGGCGAGGCGTCCGTCCGCCGCGCAGCTGCTGCAACACCGCTTCATCGCCGGGCCGCAGCCGCAGGTCCTCGCCGCCCCACCGTCGTGA